A window from Manis javanica isolate MJ-LG chromosome 10, MJ_LKY, whole genome shotgun sequence encodes these proteins:
- the LOC108395021 gene encoding olfactory receptor 6C2-like gives MKNHSAITFILLGLTDDPRLQVFLLVFLFLTYIFTVAGNLIIVLLTLVDSHLKTPMYFFLRNFSILEIVFTTVCVPRFLYSLTTGNKRITYNACIIQLFFVILVGAAEFFLLTAMSYDRYVAICKPLHYTTIMSDRVCTILVLLCWLIGLIVVLPPLSLGVQLDFCNSNIDHFGCDASSLLKIVCSDTQFVEQLALVMAVLTLICTLVCVIVSYIYIIRTILRLPSAQQKQKAFSTCSSHMIVVSITYGSCIFIYMKPAKEGVAMNKVVSLLNTSVIPLMNPFIYSLRNKQVKQAFKDSVKKMAFLSKI, from the coding sequence ATGAAAAATCATTCTGCAATAACATTCATCCTACTTGGATTAACAGATGACCCACGActacaggtttttcttttagtatttctgtTTCTCACCTACATTTTCACTGTTGCTGGAAATCTCATCATTGTGCTCCTCACTCTGGTGGACTCTCACCTTAAAACACCTATGTACTTTTTCCTTCGGAATTTCTCCATCTTAGAAATAGTATTTACAACTGTCTGTGTTCCTCGATTCCTGTATAGCCTGACAACTGGGAACAAAAGGATTACCTATAACGCTTGCATCATACAATTATTTTTTGTCATCCTTGTTGGGGCAGCAGAATTTTTTCTCCTAActgccatgtcctatgaccgctacgtggccatctgcaagcccctGCACTACACCACCATCATGAGTGACAGGGTTTGCACCATTCTTGTCCTTTTGTGTTGGCTGATTGGGTTAATTGTCGTACTCCCCCCACTTAGCCTAGGAGTTCAGCTGGATTTCTGTAACTCCAATATTGACCATTTTGGCTGTGATGCATCTTCTCTTCTGAAGATTGTATGCTCGGACACTCAATTTGTAGAGCAGCTTGCTCTAGTCATGGCTGTGCTGACCCTTATTTGTACATTAGTGTGTGTAATTGTGTCCTACATATACATTATTAGGACTATTTTAAGACTCCCTTCAGCTCAGCAAAAACAAAAGGCTTTCTCCACCTGTTCTTCCCACATGATTGTAGTTTCCATCACCTATGGAAGTTGCATCTTCATCTACATGAAACCAGCAAAGGAGGGTGTGGCCATGAATAAGGTGGTGTCATTGCTCAACACGTCAGTCATCCCTCTGATGAACCCTTTCATTTATAGTCTACGGAACAAGCAAGTCAAACAAGCCTTCAAGGACTCAGTAAAAAAGATGGCATTTCTTTCAAAGATTTAG